A segment of the Amycolatopsis thermophila genome:
TCACCGTGTGCGCCCGGTGGACGCTCCAGGTGAAGCCGTGCCGGGCCGCCGCCGCGAACAGCTCGTCCTCCTGGGCGTAGTAGAAGTTCGGCGTGTCCAGCCTCGGTTCGTCCTCGTGGAACGGGGTGTCCGGCAGTGTGCCGCGGCCGTAGGCCTCGAACGGGCCCAGGTAGTGCTTGAGGCCGGTCATCAACGCCACGTGCCGCAGCCGGCCGCCGTCCGCCGCGGCGGCCACGACGTTGCGCACGATCCGGGCGTTGACCTCGATGTTCTCCGCCTCCGTCCGCTGCCGCGACCAGGCGGTGAGGAAGACGTGCGTCGGCGCGAGCGGCGTGATCGCGGCGGTGGCCGAGGCCTGGTCGGTGACGTCCGCCAGCACCGGCCGCACACCGGGGACGGGCGCCGGCTCACGCCGGGAGAGCCCGTCGACCGGCCACCCGAGTCCGGTCAGCCGGCGTGCCACCGCGCTTCCCGCGATACCCGTGGCGCCGACTACGAGGGCCGACGGGGTCGAAGCAGTCATGAGCTGTCCCTCCGTGCAGGTCTTTTCACTGTGGATGAACACTCGGCGTCGAAGCGAAGAGGACGGACGAGACGGGAGAACTCGTTGGCAAATCCCGGTTTATCTCCCGGACGAGGCGCGCCGGCCGGGTTGGGCGAGCTCGAGGTCATCCATTGGGGCTTGACACCGTGCGGTGCGTGTTCAATGCTAGCAGACAACTTCGCGGCGTCGCCGCGGTTCGCGCTACCTCTGTCACTGCCGACGAAGGAGCCTTCCGACCATGTCTCTGCCTGCCGGCCTGCACTCCCGCCGGGCCCTGCTGAAGTCCGCGATGAGCATCGGGGTGGCGGCCACGATGGCGCCCCTGCTCGCGGCCTGCAACAACGCCGGGGTGCAGGCGTCCGCCCCGCTGCCGACCCCGACCATCACGAACGCCAACGACCCACGGAACAAGCGGTTCCGGATGATCGACAGCTTCTACACGCTGGACAACGACTACTTCCAGGGCTGGGCGAAGGGATCGGCCGCCGCGGCGTCGATGTTCCTGCTGAGCCGCGACCAGGAGGTCGACAACTCCAACGTGGACACCCTCAAGAGCGTGTTCGAAAGCGCGCCGACGAAGGGGATCCAGGGCATCAGCACGCTCCCCAACACGGCCGCGGCCACCCCGGACATCATCGGCGGCGCCGAGCGAGCCGGGATCTACGTCTCCAGCAACTGGTCCAACGCGCCGTGGAGCACGCCCCTGGACATCGGCGACCACTACTTCTCCTACCAGGCGGCCAACGACGTCGCCGGTGCCCGCGAGGTCTGCAAGGTGCTGTTCCAGGCGATGGGCGGAACCGGGAAGTTCATCCACATCGAGGGGAACAAGGGCAACAGCGCGTCCGACAACCGCACCGCCGGCGTCGACCAGGCGCTCGCGGCGTTCCCCGGCATCAAGATGGTGGCGCGCCAGTCCGGCGGGTTCAGCCGGGGCGCCACCCAGCCGGTGATCGAGAACCTGCTCACCGCCAACCCCGATGTCACCGGGATCATGTGCCAGAACGACGATTCGGCCATCGCGGCGATCAACGCCGTGGAGGCGCGCGGCATGTCCGGAGTGAAGATCGTGGGCATCGACGCGATCGGCGAGTTCCTCGACGCGATGAAGCGCGGCTCCGCGCTCGCCACCTGGGCGCACCACGGCGCCTGGATCGGTGCGTACTCGACGGTCCGCGTGTTCGACGCGCTCGCCGGGTACCGGCCCACGCTGCCGGAGCGGATGGTCTACTTCGGAGGCTTCATCATCGACACGGCCGACGCCGCGCAGGAGTACCAGGACCTCATGTACTCCTCGAAGCCGTTGCCGTTCGACTACGAGCTCATGTCCCGGGCGCTGCACCCCGACGACTGGGACCCGCAGAACAGCCTGGTGCCGATCGACCCGGCGCAGTACTGGCCGCGCGACCCCAAGCCCGCCGGCTACGAGCTGCCCGCGCCCTACCGGCAGCCGCAGTTCGCCGCGGACCTGCGCACCGCCACCGACCGGTTCCGCGCGGCGTTCCGCAAGGACCCGTTCGCGTCGGTGCGCCGGAAGTGCCGCAACGGCGGCCAGGACGTCCTCGCCTGACCCCCGCACCCGGACGAAGGAAACCCATGTCCCCATCCGAAACCACGCCCCTGCTGGCGGTCGACGGCATCACCCGGACGTTCGGGCCGGTGCGCGCCCTGCGCGGGGTTTCGCTGGCCGTGCGCCGTGGCGAGATCGTCGGGCTGATCGGCGAGAACGGCGCCGGGAAGTCGACCCTGCTCAACATCGTCAGCGGCACCGACAGCCAGGACGACGGCACCGTGCTGGTGCGGGGCCGGGAAGTGTCCTTTCGCGACTACCGGCAGGCCACCCGGCACGGCGTGTTCCGGATCTTCCAGGAGCTCGCCCTGGTGCCGAACCTGACGGTGTGGGAGAACTTCTACCTCTCCCACGAACAGGAGTTCAGCCTCGGTGGCGTGATCCGCCGGGGCAGTGCGATCCGGCGGGCCCGCGCCCTGCTCGACCGCTTCGACCACGGCTGGATCGACCCGGCCCGTCCGGTCGGGGACTACCCGTTCGCCGTGCAGCAGGTCATCGAGATCCTCAAGGCGTTCGCGCTCGCCGAGCTGCTCGGCCATGAGGAGCCGATCATCCTGCTTGACGAGCCGACGGCCGCGCTGGCCTCCGACGAGATCGAGTTCCTGCACCGGCTGCTGGTGGAGATCAAGCGTGACAGCGCGGTCGTGCTGGTGTCGCACCGGCTCTCGGAGCTGCTGGAGTGGAGCGACCGGGTGGTCGTGTTCAAGGACGGTGCGACGGTCGCCGACGTCCCCGCCGCCGACCTGTCCGAAAGCGAGCTGCACTACCTGATGGTGGGTCGCGAACGCGACCAGCACTTCTACCGCGAGCACCGCCAGGGCGGCCCACGGGAGGAGGTCGTGCTCGAGCTCAGCGGGTTCGGCGACGGACAGCACTTCCACGACATCGACCTCACCGTGCGGGCGGGCGAGATCGTCGGCATCGCCGGCGTGCTCGGTTCCGGCAAGAGCGAACTGGGCCGGGCCGTGTTCGGCGCGGTACCGGCCCGCACCGGGCGGATGACCTACCGCGGCCGCGAGATGACCCGCGCCTCCGCCAGGGAGATGACCAAGGCCCGCGCGGGGTACCTGCCTCCCGAACGCAAGGACGACGGCCTGCTCGACACGTTCACCGTCGCGCAGAACATCTCCTTCGCCCGGGTGGCCGCCCAGCGCGGACCGCTGCTGAACCTGCGCCACGAGCAGCAGCAGGCCCGGCACTACATCGACACGCTGCGGGTGAAGACGCCCTCGCCGCGCGCGTCGATCCTCCACCTCAGCGGCGGCAACCAGCAGAAGGCGCTGCTGGCGCGCTGGCTCGCCCGCGGTGTCGACCTGCTCATCCTCGACAACCCCACCCGCGGCGTCGACGCCGGCGCCAAGGAGGAGATCTACGACATCATCCGCGACCTCACCGCAGACGGCGTCGCGGTCCTGCTGATCAGCGACGACCTGCTCGAGGTGATCGGGCTGTCCCACCGGGTCGCGGTGATGAAGGACGGCGTTCTCACCCACCAGGTGCCGGCGCCCCCGGAGGACAAACCCCACGAAGCCGACCTCGTCGCGGCGATGGTCTGACCCGAGAGAGAATCCCGATGACCGGTTCCCTGACCTCACCACCCGTGCCGCCGCCGGTGCGCGGCGAGCCGCCGCAACCCGGCTTCGCGCGCCGGCACTGGACCTCGATCGCGCCCGTGGTGGCGCTCGTCGCGCTGATCGTCGCGTTCTCCCTGATGGACAGCAGGTTCTTCCAGTACGAGAACGCCCTCAACATCCTGCGGCAGTCCTCGGTGCTGCTGGTGCTCGCGATGGCCTCCACCGTGGTGATCATGATGGGCAGCATCGATCTGTCCGTCGGGTCGATGTTGTCGTTCACCGCGTTCACCGGGGCGCTGATGGTGCAGAACACCGGCACCACCTCCCTGCTCCTGCTGCTCCCGGTGATCGGCATGGCGTGCGGCCTGCTCAACGGCGTGCTGGTCGCCTACGGCCGGCTGCCGTCGTTCCTCGTCACGCTGGGCACGATGTACGCCTTCGACGGGCTCGCCAAGTACATCGCCGGTGGCCGGCCGGTGTCGCTGCGCCCCGGCGGGGTCGGTGACCTGTTCAACACCACCGTGGGCGGTTTCCCGGTCGTCGTCCTGTGGGCGCTGCTGGTGCTGGTCGTCGCGGTGCTCGCGGCCCGCTACACCCGGCTCGGCCGGTACATGTACGCCATGGGCGGCAACGAGAAGGCCGCACGCCTGTCCGGGGTGCCGGCGGCGCGCTACAAGGTGTACGCGTTCCTCATCGCCGGTCTGCTGGCCGGGATCGCGGGTCTGCTGCAGCTCGCGCGGGCCCGCAGCGCGAGCCCGGACATGGGCGAGCCGTTCCTGCTGCCGGCCATCGCGGCCGTGGTCATGGGCGGTACACCGCTTTCCGGCGGCGTCGGCGGTCCCTTCCGGACGGTCACCGGTGTCCTGATCATCGCGATCCTCGGCAACGGCATGGTCATCGCCGCCGTGGATCCGTTCCTGCAGAACGTCATCCAGGGTCTGGTGGTCATCGCGGCGGTCGCGCTGACCATCGACCGCCGCAAGATGTCCTTGGTGAAGTAGGGAGAGCTCCGATGCGCGCCGCCGTTTTCCACGACCGACACGACATCCGCGTCGAGGACGTGCCGGAACCGGGCCCGCTCGGCCCCCGTGACGTCCGGCTCCGGCCGTCGCTGTGCGGGATCTGCGGGACCGACCTGCACGAGTACGCCGCCGGGCCGATCGTGATCCCCACCGAGCCGCACCCCCTCACCGGGGTTTCCGGTGCCCAGATCCTCGGGCACGAGTTCTCCGCCACCGTGCTGGAGACCGGAGCCGAGGTGTCGGGCGTCGCGCCCGGCGACCGGGTGTCGGTCATGCCGCTGCTGTACTGCGGCACCTGCTACTTCTGCCGCCGCGGCCTCAACCACCTGTGCCCGAAGATGGCGTGCACCGGGCTGAGCTGGCACGGCGGCGGCATCGCCGAGCAGGTGGTGGTGCCCGACTACCAGGTGCACCGGCTGCCGGACACGGTCACCGACGAGCAGGGCGCCCTGATCGAACCGACGGCGGTGGCCGCCTACGGCATCGACCGGACCGGGATGGTCCCCGGTGACACCGTGCTGATCACCGGTGCGGGACCGATCGGGGCGTTGTCCGCGCTCTACGCCCACGCTTCGGGGGCCGCGCAGGTCATCGTGTCCGAGCCGCACGAGGGGAGGCGCAAGCTGGCCGACGCGCTGGGCGTCGCCACCGTGCTGGACCCGGGGAGCACGGACATCGCCGAGGCGGTGCGCGACCTGACCGGCGGCGTGGGCGCCGACGTCGCCGCCGAGTGCTCCGGTTCCCAGGCGGGCCTGACCTCGGCACTGGCCGCGGTGCGCGCGCACGGCGCGGTCACGCAGGTCGGTCTGCACGTCCGGCCGGCCACGATCGACCCGATGGACCTGTCCAACCGGGACCTCAGCCTGATCGGCACCTGGTGCTACCCCGTCTACGACTGGCCGCGGATCACCGCGCTCGTCGGCAGCGGCCGCCTGCCGGTCGAGAAGGTCCTCAGCGACGTCATCGACGCCGGCGACGTGGTGGCCCGCGGGTTCGAGCGCCTGCTCTCCCCGGACACCGACGCGCAGAAGATCCTGGTCCGGGTCGAGGGGTAGGGTTCGCGACCCCGGGCCCCACGCGACCACGGAAGGCGACTCCGGCGCCGTCCGGCGGTCTGACCGTCCACGGTGGAGCTCCGCGCGGCGCTCCGGTCCCGCGGACTTCTTGCGCATCCTTGACGGGCGTTACGAATGCGCTATTCTCGGACGTGATCCGATCCGGGAAGGAGTCCGGGTGACCGCGTTCCGGTTGAGTGCGGAGCAGCAGGAGTACGTGCGGTGGGTGCGCGAGGTGGCCGGCGGCAAGCTCGCGGGCGGTCAGGCCGGCCGGGTGGACCGCGGCCTGGTCCGGACGCTGGGCGACCTCGGCCTGCTCCGGGGTCTGTTCGGCGGTGGCCCGGACGCGCCGCCCGCGGACGCCGCGGCCATGCAGCTGTGCCTGCTCCGCGAGACGATCGCCCAGATCAGCGCCGAGGCGGAGACCGCCCTCGCGCTGCAGGGGCTGGGCAGCTACCCGATCCTGCAGTCCGGGTCGCCCGAGCTGGTCGAGCGATGGATCCCCCGGGTGATCTCCGGCGAGGCCGTCGCCGCGTTCGCCCTGACCGAAGCGGGCGCCGGGTCCGACGCCGCCGCGCTGAGCCTGCGGGCCGAGCGTGACGGTGACGGGTGGCTGCTGACCGGGGAGAAACTGTGGATCTCCAACGCGCCGGACGCCGACATCTACACGGTGTTCGCCCGGACCACACCGGATGCCGGGGCGCGCGGGGTGACCGCGTTCGCGGTGCCGGGGGACAGCCCCGGGCTGTCCGGTGAACCGCTGGAGATGCTGTCGCCGCACCCCATCGGCCGCCTCGTGTTCGACGGCGTGCGGGTCGGCGCCGGTGCGGTGCTCGGCGAGGTCGACCGGGGGTTCGCGGTCGCCATGCGCACGCTCGACCTGTTCCGGCCGAGCGTCGGCGCGTTCGCCGTCGGCATGGCGCAGGCGGCGCTGGACGCCACGATCGCCCACGTGCGTGAGCGTCACGTCTACGGCGCGCCGCTGGCGGGTCAGCAGGCGGTGGCGCACCGGATCGCCGACCTGGCCACCGAGCTGGAGGCGGCCCGCCTGCTCGTCTACTCGGCGGCCGCGGCCTACGACGAGGGCGTCGAACCGGACCGGCAGCCCCGCCGCTCGGCGATGGCGAAGCTGTACGCCACCGAGGCCGCGCAGCGGATCGTCGACGGGTGCGTGCAGCTGCACGGCGCCGCGGCCCTGCAGCGTGGCCACCCGCTCGAGCACCTCTACCGCGACGTGCGGGCGCTGCGCATCTACGAAGGGGCGTCCGAGGTGCAGCGTTCCCTCATCGCCCGCAACCTGATCGGCAGGGAGTACACCCGATGACCTACCGCTTCCACGCCTCGCCGCGGCTGACCGAGGACTGGCGGCACTTCCGGTTCGCGAAGGCCGACGGTGTCGCGACCATGACCCTGGACCGCCCGGAAAAGCTCAACCCGCTGACCTTCGAAAGCTATGCCGACCTGCGGGATCTGCTGGGCGAGCTGCCGCACCACCAGGACGTGCGCGCGCTGGTGATCCGCGGCGAGGGCAAGGGGTTCTGCGGCGGCGGTGACGTCGAGGAGATCATCGGCGAGCTCATCAAGATGGAGCCGCGCGACCTGATGCGGTTCACGAAGATGACCGGCGCGGTGATCCGGGCGATGCGGGAGTGCCCGATCCCGATCATCACCGCGATCCACGGCATCGCGGCGGGCGCCGGTGCCGTCGTCGCGCTGGCCTCCGACTTCCGCGTGGTCAGCCACTCGGGCCGGTTCGCGTTCCTGTTCACCAAGGTCGGGTTGTCCGGCGGCGACATGGGCGCGGCCTACCTGCTGCCGCGCGTGGTCGGTCTCGGGCGGGCGACGGAGCTGCTGATGCTGGGCGACACCATCGACGCCGCCACCGCCGAGCGGTACGGCCTGGTGTCCCGGCTGGTCGCCGACGACGAACTGGACGCCACGGTGGCCGGGCTGGCGCGACGGCTCGCCGACGGCCCGACCCTCGCCCTCGCGCAGACGAAGTCGCTGCTCACCGCCGAGCTGGACATGTCGATGCCGGCGTCGATGGAGCTGGACGCGATGACCCAGGCGCTGCTCATGACCACCCGCGACCACGCGGAGTTCCACTCGGCGTTCACCGAGCGCCGCGCCCCGCGCTGGGAGGGCCGTTGACCGGGCGGGTCGCGCTGGTTACCGGGGCCGGGCGCGGGATCGGCCGGGCGATCGCCCAGCGGCTCAGCGGTGCCGGCTGCCGGGTCGCGCTGGTGGCCCGGGACCGCGACCAGCTCGAGGAGACCGCGGAGCGCTGCGCCGGGCCGACCACGGTGATCCCGGCCGACGTCACCGACCCGGACGCGGCCGAGCGCGTCCACGCCGGGATCGAACGGTCCTGGGGGCCGGTGGAGATCCTCGTCGCCAACGCCGGCGCCGGCCATTCGGCGAAGCTGGAGCGCACGACCGACGCCGACTGGCAGCGCATGCTGGACCTGAACCTGACCGCGCCGTTCCGGTTCGTGCGGCGTGCGGTGCCGGCGATGCGGGAGGCGGGGTGGGGGCGGATCGTCGTGATCGCCTCCACCGCGGCGCGCATCGGTGAGCCCTACATCGCGGCGTACACGGCGAGCAAGCACGGCGTGCTGGGGCTGGTCCGCTCCGCGGCGGCGGAACTCGCGCGCACCGGGGTCACGGTCAACGCGGTCTGCCCCGGCTACGTGGACACCCCGATGACCGGGCAGACCGTCGAGAACATCGTCGCCACCTCCGGGCGCAGCCCCGGCGACGCGCGGGCGGCGCTGGAGCGCAAGCAGCCCATCGGGCGGCTCATCACGCCGGACGAGGTGGCCGACGCGGTGTGGTTCTGCGTCGGCAGCGGCGCGGTGACCGGGCAGGCGATCAACGTGGACGGAGGCGCGGTGCAATGAGCGTGGAGCGGGTCAACCCGCCGGAACTGGCGGAGCCGCGCGGGTTCTCACACGCGGTGGTCGGCACCGGGACGACGATCTTCCTGGCCGGGCAGACCGCGCTCGACCCGGGCGGGCGGATCGTCGGGGCCGGGGTGGTCGAGCAGTTCGAACAGGCGCTGGCCAACCTGCTCACCGCGCTGCGTGCGGCCGGGGGCGAGCCGGGGCAGCTGGCGAGCCTGACGGTGTACGTGACCGATGTGGCGGACTACCGGGCCCACGCGCGCGAGATCGGCAAGGTGTGGCAGCGCCTGGCCGGGCGCGACTACCCGGCGATGGCCGCGGTCGGTGTGACCCGCCTCTGGGACGCCGAGGCGCTGGTGGAGGTGCAGGGCTTCGCGGTGATCTGAGCACCCGGGATGTGCGCTGCGGCGGGTGCTCGCCACGGTCGGCACGGCGGGCGAGATCGACTGGGCTGTCCCGGTCGATGACCCAGGTGTACTTGGCCATCAGGTTGGTGGCTGCCGAGTGCGTTGTGGTGGCGTTGACTGTTGTAGTGCTCGAGCCGGGGTGCAACGCCCCCGTCGGGCATCCGGCCGATCTTTTTCACGTCCCTGTGCACCAACTCGCCCGGTGCGTCACCCTCATACCACCCCGGTGGTCTTGCTGGCCCGGATCACTTGCCCGTGCCGCTGGCACGCCCAGCTGCGCCCCCAGCCGGTGCGGGCCACAGCGTGCCCGCTCCCGCAGGTCGACGATCCGCCGCTCGGTCTCGATGCTGGTGCGCCGCGGCGAGGAATGCGGGCGCGAAGACCGGTCGTGCAGGCCGGCCCAGCTCAGCAAGTACACCTAGGCGGCGCCGGACTCGGCGCGCAGCGACTCGACGTAGTCGTGCGCCGGCCCGGCGAGACGGCGCCGCAGCTCGAAGAACGTGTCCGCGGCGCGGATGCCGATCCAGTCGCGGGGGAGCACCTCGAGCGGCAGGCCCGGTTCCAGGTACGGCAGGCGGCGCCAGTCGGTGAGGGCGCTGACGTAGTCGGCGAACGCGCGGGCGCCGTCGAGCCGTCGCCGCCGCCGGTAGCCGGCCAGTACCGGGCCGTGCCGGTCGAGGAACGAGTCGTAGAGCTCGTGCAGGCGGTCCAGGTCCCACCACGCCCGCACCCGCTCGGCGGTCGCGCCGAAGCCCGCGTGGTCGGCGCGGAACAGGTCGACGTAGGACTGGAGGCCCTGCCGGGCGAGCACCTCGCGGGTCTCGTCGAGCAGGTGCGCGGGAGCGATCCACACCCCCGCCGACACCGTCCCGAACCCGAGCCAGGCCAGCCGGGACCGGAGCTGGTGGCGTTTGTCGCGTTCGGACTCCGGCACGCTGAACACCACCATCAGC
Coding sequences within it:
- a CDS encoding 2,3-butanediol dehydrogenase, with amino-acid sequence MRAAVFHDRHDIRVEDVPEPGPLGPRDVRLRPSLCGICGTDLHEYAAGPIVIPTEPHPLTGVSGAQILGHEFSATVLETGAEVSGVAPGDRVSVMPLLYCGTCYFCRRGLNHLCPKMACTGLSWHGGGIAEQVVVPDYQVHRLPDTVTDEQGALIEPTAVAAYGIDRTGMVPGDTVLITGAGPIGALSALYAHASGAAQVIVSEPHEGRRKLADALGVATVLDPGSTDIAEAVRDLTGGVGADVAAECSGSQAGLTSALAAVRAHGAVTQVGLHVRPATIDPMDLSNRDLSLIGTWCYPVYDWPRITALVGSGRLPVEKVLSDVIDAGDVVARGFERLLSPDTDAQKILVRVEG
- a CDS encoding ABC transporter permease → MTGSLTSPPVPPPVRGEPPQPGFARRHWTSIAPVVALVALIVAFSLMDSRFFQYENALNILRQSSVLLVLAMASTVVIMMGSIDLSVGSMLSFTAFTGALMVQNTGTTSLLLLLPVIGMACGLLNGVLVAYGRLPSFLVTLGTMYAFDGLAKYIAGGRPVSLRPGGVGDLFNTTVGGFPVVVLWALLVLVVAVLAARYTRLGRYMYAMGGNEKAARLSGVPAARYKVYAFLIAGLLAGIAGLLQLARARSASPDMGEPFLLPAIAAVVMGGTPLSGGVGGPFRTVTGVLIIAILGNGMVIAAVDPFLQNVIQGLVVIAAVALTIDRRKMSLVK
- a CDS encoding acyl-CoA dehydrogenase family protein; this translates as MTAFRLSAEQQEYVRWVREVAGGKLAGGQAGRVDRGLVRTLGDLGLLRGLFGGGPDAPPADAAAMQLCLLRETIAQISAEAETALALQGLGSYPILQSGSPELVERWIPRVISGEAVAAFALTEAGAGSDAAALSLRAERDGDGWLLTGEKLWISNAPDADIYTVFARTTPDAGARGVTAFAVPGDSPGLSGEPLEMLSPHPIGRLVFDGVRVGAGAVLGEVDRGFAVAMRTLDLFRPSVGAFAVGMAQAALDATIAHVRERHVYGAPLAGQQAVAHRIADLATELEAARLLVYSAAAAYDEGVEPDRQPRRSAMAKLYATEAAQRIVDGCVQLHGAAALQRGHPLEHLYRDVRALRIYEGASEVQRSLIARNLIGREYTR
- a CDS encoding RidA family protein: MSVERVNPPELAEPRGFSHAVVGTGTTIFLAGQTALDPGGRIVGAGVVEQFEQALANLLTALRAAGGEPGQLASLTVYVTDVADYRAHAREIGKVWQRLAGRDYPAMAAVGVTRLWDAEALVEVQGFAVI
- a CDS encoding SDR family NAD(P)-dependent oxidoreductase, producing the protein MTGRVALVTGAGRGIGRAIAQRLSGAGCRVALVARDRDQLEETAERCAGPTTVIPADVTDPDAAERVHAGIERSWGPVEILVANAGAGHSAKLERTTDADWQRMLDLNLTAPFRFVRRAVPAMREAGWGRIVVIASTAARIGEPYIAAYTASKHGVLGLVRSAAAELARTGVTVNAVCPGYVDTPMTGQTVENIVATSGRSPGDARAALERKQPIGRLITPDEVADAVWFCVGSGAVTGQAINVDGGAVQ
- a CDS encoding enoyl-CoA hydratase family protein codes for the protein MTYRFHASPRLTEDWRHFRFAKADGVATMTLDRPEKLNPLTFESYADLRDLLGELPHHQDVRALVIRGEGKGFCGGGDVEEIIGELIKMEPRDLMRFTKMTGAVIRAMRECPIPIITAIHGIAAGAGAVVALASDFRVVSHSGRFAFLFTKVGLSGGDMGAAYLLPRVVGLGRATELLMLGDTIDAATAERYGLVSRLVADDELDATVAGLARRLADGPTLALAQTKSLLTAELDMSMPASMELDAMTQALLMTTRDHAEFHSAFTERRAPRWEGR
- a CDS encoding sugar ABC transporter ATP-binding protein, encoding MSPSETTPLLAVDGITRTFGPVRALRGVSLAVRRGEIVGLIGENGAGKSTLLNIVSGTDSQDDGTVLVRGREVSFRDYRQATRHGVFRIFQELALVPNLTVWENFYLSHEQEFSLGGVIRRGSAIRRARALLDRFDHGWIDPARPVGDYPFAVQQVIEILKAFALAELLGHEEPIILLDEPTAALASDEIEFLHRLLVEIKRDSAVVLVSHRLSELLEWSDRVVVFKDGATVADVPAADLSESELHYLMVGRERDQHFYREHRQGGPREEVVLELSGFGDGQHFHDIDLTVRAGEIVGIAGVLGSGKSELGRAVFGAVPARTGRMTYRGREMTRASAREMTKARAGYLPPERKDDGLLDTFTVAQNISFARVAAQRGPLLNLRHEQQQARHYIDTLRVKTPSPRASILHLSGGNQQKALLARWLARGVDLLILDNPTRGVDAGAKEEIYDIIRDLTADGVAVLLISDDLLEVIGLSHRVAVMKDGVLTHQVPAPPEDKPHEADLVAAMV
- a CDS encoding PaaX family transcriptional regulator, with product MPSDPEENGRAPKPRALIVTVYGLYAREAGGWMSVASLVRMLAQCGVDEPSVRSSIFRLKRRGLLTAAKVGGVAGYELSDTAREILDEGDRRIFERRRASADEGWLMVVFSVPESERDKRHQLRSRLAWLGFGTVSAGVWIAPAHLLDETREVLARQGLQSYVDLFRADHAGFGATAERVRAWWDLDRLHELYDSFLDRHGPVLAGYRRRRRLDGARAFADYVSALTDWRRLPYLEPGLPLEVLPRDWIGIRAADTFFELRRRLAGPAHDYVESLRAESGAA
- a CDS encoding sugar ABC transporter substrate-binding protein; protein product: MSLPAGLHSRRALLKSAMSIGVAATMAPLLAACNNAGVQASAPLPTPTITNANDPRNKRFRMIDSFYTLDNDYFQGWAKGSAAAASMFLLSRDQEVDNSNVDTLKSVFESAPTKGIQGISTLPNTAAATPDIIGGAERAGIYVSSNWSNAPWSTPLDIGDHYFSYQAANDVAGAREVCKVLFQAMGGTGKFIHIEGNKGNSASDNRTAGVDQALAAFPGIKMVARQSGGFSRGATQPVIENLLTANPDVTGIMCQNDDSAIAAINAVEARGMSGVKIVGIDAIGEFLDAMKRGSALATWAHHGAWIGAYSTVRVFDALAGYRPTLPERMVYFGGFIIDTADAAQEYQDLMYSSKPLPFDYELMSRALHPDDWDPQNSLVPIDPAQYWPRDPKPAGYELPAPYRQPQFAADLRTATDRFRAAFRKDPFASVRRKCRNGGQDVLA